A region from the uncultured Draconibacterium sp. genome encodes:
- a CDS encoding TonB-dependent receptor, with the protein MKTKWLIVYALLVLIIVTQTTTANAQLPFTRQDTTLISDEIEEITITAFRSPYNIFNTPAPVNLIINEQLESGDALTPINALNRIPGILMHHGTFNTNRLTIRGIGSRTPYGTNKIKAYFGEIPLTTGDGETILEDLENSAIQRVEIIKGPSSSLYGAGLAGVLLFHPKTVLKDFVQNQSTLASFGTYKNTLTAGISNNKLKIYALGSLLSSDGYRDNNSTTRANILLNSVYNFSEKSNLQFLAKATKMKAYIPSSLDFDTYLNSPESAAANWAAVKGYEDYTNSQLGISFNRFTLNDGKISVGMFGSMRNLDELRPFNRLKESSDYIGWRAYIQKVVATEAFRVVMTSGLEMFRENYNWQTYNNDNNQLLSDNNEKRQYENLFLQLESNIKDRIFISAGLNGNLTRFKYNDHFHENGDQSGKRSYKPVLSPRLGVNLLLSNECSVFGNVSHGFSTPTFEETLLPEGEINPDIKPESGWSFETGFRTQFTNRFKLSASYYRIYVDNLLVAHRTGEDAYIGVNAGQSVHPGVEAEFTWVTIRHNKAALLTLFGSTTLSNYHFSDFVNLGNDYSGKLLPGTAKETFNLGASLVPLKNFTINAWYRYNGEMPVNDANTTFSDAFGLTSTELRYQAKKGNFKFDVRGGIQNIFDIHYTSMLAVNAPSFGGNPPRYYYSGNPRNFYISLLIGFSAQQ; encoded by the coding sequence ATGAAAACAAAATGGCTCATCGTTTATGCCCTGTTGGTGCTTATTATTGTTACACAAACAACAACAGCCAATGCTCAGCTACCTTTCACCCGGCAAGACACAACCCTTATCAGCGATGAAATTGAAGAAATTACAATTACTGCCTTTCGTTCGCCCTACAATATTTTTAATACTCCAGCGCCTGTAAATCTTATTATTAACGAACAGTTAGAATCGGGAGATGCACTAACACCAATTAATGCATTAAACCGTATTCCCGGCATTTTAATGCACCACGGCACATTTAACACCAACCGTCTTACCATTCGCGGAATAGGCTCGCGTACACCCTACGGCACCAATAAAATTAAAGCCTACTTTGGCGAGATACCGCTTACCACCGGCGATGGCGAGACCATTTTGGAAGACCTTGAAAATTCGGCGATTCAACGTGTTGAAATCATAAAAGGCCCGTCATCAAGTTTATACGGCGCCGGATTGGCCGGGGTCTTACTTTTTCATCCGAAGACAGTGCTGAAGGATTTTGTTCAGAACCAAAGTACACTGGCCTCGTTTGGCACCTATAAAAACACGCTGACGGCAGGCATTAGCAACAATAAATTAAAAATATATGCGTTAGGTTCGCTTTTATCAAGCGATGGTTATCGGGATAATAACTCAACCACACGTGCAAATATATTGCTCAACTCTGTTTATAATTTTTCTGAAAAATCCAACCTCCAGTTTTTGGCCAAAGCCACCAAAATGAAGGCTTATATTCCCAGCTCGCTCGACTTTGACACCTACCTGAACAGCCCCGAAAGCGCTGCTGCAAACTGGGCTGCTGTTAAAGGATACGAAGATTACACCAACTCGCAGCTTGGAATATCTTTTAACCGTTTTACGCTTAACGATGGAAAAATATCGGTTGGAATGTTTGGCAGTATGCGTAATCTTGATGAATTGCGCCCTTTTAACCGCCTAAAAGAATCATCTGATTATATTGGATGGAGAGCCTACATTCAAAAAGTAGTTGCAACTGAAGCGTTTAGAGTGGTAATGACCTCGGGGCTTGAAATGTTTCGTGAAAATTACAACTGGCAAACCTACAATAACGACAACAACCAATTGCTTTCCGATAACAATGAAAAACGCCAGTACGAGAATCTTTTTCTTCAGCTTGAATCGAATATTAAAGACAGGATTTTTATATCAGCAGGCCTGAACGGCAACCTCACCCGCTTTAAATACAACGATCACTTTCACGAAAACGGTGATCAGTCAGGGAAGCGAAGTTATAAGCCGGTTTTATCACCACGACTTGGTGTAAATTTGTTGCTCAGCAACGAATGCTCTGTTTTCGGAAATGTTAGTCATGGTTTTTCGACCCCCACTTTTGAAGAAACGTTGTTGCCTGAAGGGGAAATAAACCCCGACATTAAACCCGAGTCGGGCTGGAGTTTTGAAACGGGTTTCAGAACACAGTTTACCAACCGCTTTAAGCTATCGGCAAGTTATTACCGCATATATGTTGACAACCTGTTGGTGGCCCACCGTACGGGCGAAGATGCCTATATTGGAGTAAATGCCGGTCAATCAGTACACCCGGGGGTTGAAGCAGAATTTACGTGGGTAACAATCAGGCACAATAAAGCTGCCCTGCTAACCCTGTTTGGCAGTACCACCCTTTCCAATTATCATTTTAGCGATTTTGTAAATCTCGGAAACGATTACTCGGGCAAATTACTGCCCGGAACGGCCAAAGAAACCTTTAACCTGGGTGCCAGTTTGGTACCGCTTAAAAACTTTACTATAAATGCCTGGTACCGCTACAATGGAGAAATGCCGGTAAATGATGCTAACACCACTTTTTCTGACGCCTTCGGACTAACAAGTACAGAACTTCGCTATCAGGCTAAAAAAGGAAACTTTAAATTTGATGTGCGTGGAGGAATCCAAAATATTTTCGACATTCATTACACATCAATGCTGGCGGTAAATGCTCCCTCATTTGGTGGCAATCCTCCGCGCTATTATTATTCCGGAAATCCAAGAAATTTTTATATCAGCCTGTTAATTGGTTTTTCCGCACAACAGTAA
- a CDS encoding PaaI family thioesterase gives MKKIKNPWKDPKNIGEYNCFACSPYNSGGLHLEFWEDCEEIVTKWNPERCYEGWIGVLHGGIQATLLDEIGGWVVMLKLQTSGVTSDLQVRYLKPVKVSKGELTVRGRLESFEGRIAKISATLYDGEGEECAKADVSYFVFPEKIAKARYQYPGVEAFYEK, from the coding sequence ATGAAAAAAATCAAAAATCCCTGGAAAGATCCTAAAAACATTGGCGAGTACAACTGCTTTGCCTGCTCGCCATATAACAGCGGAGGTTTGCATCTCGAGTTTTGGGAAGATTGCGAAGAAATTGTTACCAAGTGGAACCCGGAAAGGTGTTATGAAGGTTGGATTGGTGTATTACATGGCGGAATTCAGGCCACCTTGCTTGATGAAATAGGTGGCTGGGTGGTTATGTTAAAACTGCAAACCAGTGGAGTAACAAGCGATTTGCAGGTGCGTTATCTGAAACCGGTGAAAGTATCGAAAGGAGAACTAACTGTTCGTGGTCGTTTGGAGTCTTTTGAAGGACGTATCGCAAAAATCAGTGCCACATTATACGATGGCGAAGGCGAGGAGTGCGCAAAAGCTGATGTTTCGTATTTTGTTTTTCCGGAGAAAATTGCCAAAGCACGCTACCAGTATCCCGGAGTAGAAGCCTTTTACGAAAAATAA
- a CDS encoding ATP-binding protein encodes MPGKKKSEIRNRIIGLGENSHKKSYYPQLLDQLEEVKRQRDALENKTKELQDLLVQLSEAKEKAEESERLKSAFLANMSHEIRTPMNGILGFTDLLRDAQLPEDQRQHFLGIIQQSGERMLNTINDIIDISKIDAGQMEIHLSEYKIYKEIESLLEFFRPQALAKKLELKTFNKLNANEDILITDATKFNSIFSNLVKNAIKYTERGRIEIGCERKENSFFCYVKDSGAGIPENRKKAIFERFIQGDIYDRKALEGSGLGLAIAQSYAEMLGGKIWLESTEGKGSTFFFQIPWNTPAQDTNAQKKQNIGNKEQLPNDIKLLIVEDDQVNTLFLSILLKPFCSDILTVNGGIQAVETMRKNPNINLVLMDIKMPDMDGYEATREIRKFNTDVVIIAQTAFALQGDRSTALQAGLNDYITKPIIKDKLFACIAKQLK; translated from the coding sequence ATGCCCGGTAAGAAAAAATCAGAGATTCGAAACAGGATAATCGGACTTGGCGAGAACTCCCACAAAAAAAGCTACTACCCGCAATTACTCGATCAGCTGGAAGAAGTTAAACGGCAGCGCGATGCATTGGAGAATAAAACCAAAGAGCTCCAGGACCTGCTGGTGCAATTATCAGAAGCTAAAGAAAAGGCGGAAGAATCAGAGCGATTAAAATCTGCTTTTCTGGCTAACATGAGTCATGAAATCAGGACTCCCATGAACGGAATTCTGGGATTTACCGATCTTTTAAGAGATGCTCAGCTACCCGAAGACCAAAGACAGCATTTTCTGGGCATTATTCAGCAAAGCGGAGAACGAATGCTAAATACCATTAACGACATTATCGATATCTCAAAAATTGATGCCGGACAAATGGAAATTCATTTATCTGAATATAAAATTTATAAAGAAATCGAATCTTTGCTGGAGTTTTTTCGTCCTCAAGCCCTTGCTAAGAAGCTTGAACTAAAAACCTTTAACAAGCTTAATGCCAATGAAGATATTTTGATTACCGATGCGACCAAATTTAATTCAATCTTCTCAAACCTGGTAAAAAACGCCATAAAATATACCGAAAGAGGAAGAATTGAAATAGGCTGTGAGAGAAAGGAGAATTCTTTTTTCTGCTATGTAAAAGACTCGGGGGCAGGTATACCTGAAAACCGAAAAAAGGCGATTTTCGAACGATTTATACAGGGCGACATTTACGATCGGAAAGCACTCGAAGGATCAGGATTAGGCTTAGCTATCGCCCAATCGTATGCCGAAATGTTGGGTGGAAAAATATGGTTGGAATCTACTGAAGGAAAAGGATCTACCTTCTTCTTTCAAATCCCCTGGAACACACCGGCACAAGATACAAACGCTCAAAAAAAACAAAATATTGGCAACAAGGAGCAGCTTCCAAACGATATAAAACTGCTGATTGTTGAAGACGACCAGGTTAATACGTTATTTTTATCGATACTTTTAAAACCCTTCTGTAGCGATATTTTGACTGTAAACGGAGGAATTCAGGCCGTTGAAACAATGCGTAAAAATCCGAATATCAACCTGGTTCTGATGGATATTAAAATGCCAGACATGGATGGATACGAAGCTACCCGGGAAATTAGAAAATTTAATACCGATGTAGTTATAATTGCCCAAACAGCTTTTGCTTTGCAAGGCGACAGATCAACAGCTTTGCAAGCAGGGTTAAACGATTACATTACCAAGCCAATAATTAAAGACAAACTATTTGCCTGTATTGCAAAACAACTAAAATAA
- a CDS encoding gamma-glutamyl-gamma-aminobutyrate hydrolase family protein (Members of this family of hydrolases with an active site Cys residue belong to MEROPS family C26.), with protein sequence MKKLLTLLFSLIITTSAFAQAFFNTEFNKRKQYIILCDPTIQRIKTIQYLTDANLFDVKNKVRFVGVYFEDQKYDFEATKNYIEENKLDNFYLHEIKGELNTESVYRENDISDDLATVFKHSIGVIFFGGPDIQPELYGEENTLSVVTDPERHLYECSFMFHLLGGLQNTDFKAFLEQRPDYVVTGFCLGMQTMNVATGGTLIQDIPAERYDAFTPEETVGIGRTNLHRNYWHKIKDDSLFMFGNLHTINFTDHPFFGQAVKVSKRSTPRIYSSHHQAAEKIGKDLEVTALSPDGKIIEGLAHHKYKNVFAVQFHPEIPALYEDMYRRKFHPDDEAQSYKDIIGKQGLRFHEAYWRTISDAFKSVKKKKYKKAN encoded by the coding sequence GTGAAAAAGCTTCTCACTCTCCTCTTTAGCCTGATTATAACGACAAGTGCATTTGCCCAGGCGTTTTTTAATACCGAGTTTAACAAACGTAAGCAGTACATTATTCTTTGCGACCCTACCATACAACGAATAAAAACCATTCAGTACCTTACTGATGCCAACCTTTTTGACGTTAAAAACAAAGTAAGATTTGTGGGCGTTTATTTTGAAGACCAAAAATATGATTTTGAAGCCACCAAAAATTACATTGAGGAGAATAAACTTGATAATTTTTACCTGCACGAAATTAAAGGCGAACTGAATACCGAAAGCGTTTACCGCGAAAACGACATTAGCGACGATCTGGCAACGGTTTTTAAACACTCGATTGGCGTAATATTTTTTGGAGGCCCTGATATTCAACCGGAACTTTATGGTGAAGAGAACACCCTGTCGGTAGTTACCGATCCCGAACGGCACCTCTACGAATGTTCGTTTATGTTTCACCTGCTTGGAGGGTTACAAAACACTGATTTTAAAGCTTTTTTAGAGCAACGCCCCGACTATGTGGTTACCGGATTTTGTTTGGGAATGCAAACCATGAATGTGGCTACCGGCGGCACACTTATTCAGGATATACCTGCAGAAAGATACGACGCTTTTACACCCGAAGAAACGGTAGGAATTGGCCGCACCAACCTGCACCGTAATTACTGGCATAAAATTAAAGACGATTCTTTGTTTATGTTTGGCAATCTGCATACCATTAATTTTACCGACCATCCGTTTTTTGGGCAAGCGGTAAAAGTATCAAAACGAAGTACTCCCCGAATCTACAGCAGTCATCATCAGGCGGCCGAAAAAATTGGAAAGGACCTGGAAGTAACTGCCCTTTCGCCCGATGGCAAAATTATTGAAGGGCTGGCACACCATAAATACAAAAATGTTTTTGCGGTTCAGTTTCACCCCGAAATTCCGGCGCTGTACGAGGATATGTACCGGCGAAAATTTCACCCCGATGATGAAGCCCAAAGCTACAAGGATATCATTGGCAAGCAAGGCCTTCGTTTTCACGAAGCATACTGGCGCACCATTTCAGACGCTTTTAAATCGGTAAAAAAGAAGAAGTACAAAAAGGCCAACTAA
- a CDS encoding OmpA family protein, protein MKSLKILFFVVVCTLISEGILAQENKRLDKLFEEARNDYAANRYSEAIKTGTQILQKDANYAQAHLLLAEIYKDMDSTRLEIKHLSKAVDLDNNPLIDFRLGEAFYKLGMYSEALSFYEKYKENKTIPEKRQFLLACKIASCRFAINSIQNPVDFEPTNLGEQINTPNDEYWPTPTLDGKHLVFTRLMKGSGRPQEDFFMAELDSFNWENALPISAVNTDDNEGAQTLSADAKILFFTACNRNDGMGSCDIYFSRLINGKWSEPQNAGAPLNTTSWEGQPSLSSDNKYLYFSSNRKGGKGKKDIWRIAFNGFTATGLPNWGTPENLEALNTSGDEISPFIHANNHNFYFASDTHVGMGGLDLFTATISENGQVAELKNMGYPINTHKDDLGLTISSIGDIAYFSSARESDNGLDIFSFNLDRGLQPRAVTYIKAKVSNKTTAQPVMADIELVNLNSSLAEPRIEKADINGEIMLALPVGRNYAFNVSEEGFMFYSHAMRLADANSLTDPFILNIQLEPIEVGAEMDLYNIYYETDSFAILAESEPELQKLVAFLQNNSKLRVEIQGHTDSSGNPESNLELSKLRAKSVVDYLAENGVGENRLQSEGYGDTRPVATNETVEGRRLNRRTTIKIIAK, encoded by the coding sequence ATGAAGAGTTTAAAAATTCTGTTTTTTGTAGTTGTTTGTACCCTGATTTCGGAAGGAATATTGGCCCAGGAGAATAAACGTTTGGATAAACTTTTTGAAGAGGCCCGAAATGATTATGCCGCTAACCGTTATTCGGAGGCCATTAAAACAGGAACCCAGATTTTGCAAAAGGATGCCAATTATGCCCAGGCACATTTATTGCTTGCCGAAATTTATAAGGACATGGATTCAACACGTCTGGAAATTAAGCATTTGTCCAAAGCGGTTGACTTGGATAATAACCCCCTGATTGATTTTAGGCTGGGTGAGGCATTTTATAAACTAGGAATGTATTCAGAGGCACTTAGTTTTTACGAAAAATATAAAGAGAATAAAACTATTCCCGAGAAAAGACAGTTTTTGTTGGCCTGTAAAATTGCCAGTTGCCGTTTTGCAATAAACAGCATTCAGAATCCGGTAGATTTTGAACCCACCAACCTGGGCGAACAAATTAACACGCCTAACGATGAGTACTGGCCCACGCCAACACTTGATGGAAAACACCTGGTATTTACCCGCTTAATGAAGGGCAGTGGAAGGCCTCAGGAAGATTTTTTTATGGCCGAGCTTGATTCGTTTAACTGGGAGAATGCCTTGCCCATAAGTGCAGTTAATACCGATGATAACGAAGGGGCACAAACCTTATCGGCCGATGCAAAGATTTTGTTCTTTACAGCCTGCAACCGAAATGATGGAATGGGAAGTTGTGATATTTATTTTTCTCGTCTGATAAACGGAAAATGGAGCGAACCCCAAAATGCAGGAGCTCCATTAAATACCACATCATGGGAGGGGCAACCTTCACTTTCGTCTGATAACAAATACCTCTATTTTTCGAGTAACCGAAAAGGCGGTAAGGGAAAAAAAGATATCTGGCGAATTGCTTTTAACGGTTTTACCGCAACGGGATTACCCAACTGGGGGACACCCGAAAACCTGGAGGCCTTAAATACATCGGGCGACGAGATTTCGCCTTTTATACATGCCAATAATCACAATTTTTATTTTGCCTCAGATACTCATGTTGGCATGGGCGGACTGGATTTATTTACAGCTACCATAAGCGAAAATGGACAGGTTGCCGAGTTGAAAAACATGGGGTATCCAATAAATACGCACAAAGATGACCTGGGATTAACCATCAGCTCCATTGGTGATATCGCCTATTTTTCGTCGGCCAGAGAATCGGACAATGGCCTGGATATTTTTTCGTTTAATCTGGACCGGGGGCTACAGCCACGCGCAGTAACCTACATTAAGGCAAAAGTTAGCAATAAAACCACTGCCCAGCCTGTTATGGCCGATATTGAATTAGTAAACTTAAATTCATCTCTTGCTGAACCTCGTATTGAAAAAGCAGATATAAACGGCGAAATTATGCTGGCCTTACCGGTTGGCCGAAATTATGCATTTAACGTTTCAGAAGAAGGGTTTATGTTTTATTCGCATGCCATGCGCCTGGCCGATGCCAATTCATTAACCGATCCGTTTATTTTAAATATTCAGCTGGAACCAATTGAAGTGGGAGCCGAAATGGACCTTTACAATATTTATTACGAAACCGACTCTTTTGCTATACTTGCCGAATCGGAGCCGGAGTTACAAAAATTAGTAGCTTTTTTACAAAATAATAGCAAATTACGCGTAGAGATTCAGGGACACACCGACAGCTCGGGTAACCCTGAAAGTAACCTTGAGCTATCAAAATTAAGGGCCAAATCGGTTGTTGATTACCTGGCTGAGAATGGAGTAGGGGAAAATCGTTTGCAGTCGGAAGGTTATGGCGATACGCGCCCTGTGGCTACCAACGAAACGGTTGAAGGGCGACGGTTAAACCGTAGAACTACCATAAAGATTATTGCAAAATAA
- a CDS encoding prohibitin family protein, protein MNFNFKSSYLVLGAIVLIVLLLFGGRMFKILKPGEKAVIFKPYTSGLDKENIYGEGFHIIAPWNELEVYNVREQQRDETMDVLDKNGLSVNVDVTVRFNPSFQNIGFLHEQFGVNYINVLVIPEVRSSVRQVAGRYTAEEIYSTKRAEVEQSIITETREVLSENFIDMRALLIRSINLPAQIKAAIENKLQQEQEALAYEFRLKREESEAERRRIEAEGIANYNRIINASLTDRILQQRGIEATTSLAESSNAKVVVIGSGKDGLPLILGNN, encoded by the coding sequence ATGAATTTTAACTTTAAATCATCTTATTTAGTACTGGGTGCAATTGTTTTAATTGTTTTGCTGCTGTTTGGTGGCCGCATGTTTAAAATATTAAAACCCGGTGAGAAAGCTGTAATTTTTAAACCCTATACCTCCGGGTTGGATAAAGAGAATATTTACGGCGAAGGCTTCCATATAATTGCACCATGGAACGAGCTGGAAGTATACAATGTGCGCGAACAGCAGCGCGACGAAACCATGGATGTTTTGGATAAAAACGGCCTTTCGGTAAACGTTGATGTTACCGTTCGTTTTAACCCATCGTTTCAAAATATTGGTTTTCTGCACGAACAGTTTGGGGTAAATTATATCAATGTATTGGTCATTCCTGAAGTTCGCTCTTCTGTACGTCAGGTAGCCGGTAGGTATACAGCCGAAGAAATATATTCGACAAAACGTGCCGAGGTGGAACAATCAATAATTACAGAAACCAGGGAAGTACTTAGTGAAAATTTTATTGATATGCGTGCCTTGTTAATCCGTTCGATTAACCTGCCTGCTCAAATTAAGGCTGCAATTGAAAACAAACTGCAACAAGAACAAGAGGCATTGGCCTACGAGTTCCGGCTGAAACGCGAAGAGTCGGAAGCTGAAAGACGTCGTATTGAGGCAGAAGGTATTGCCAATTACAACCGGATTATAAATGCAAGTTTAACCGACCGTATTTTACAACAACGTGGTATTGAAGCCACAACATCATTGGCAGAATCGTCTAACGCAAAAGTGGTTGTTATCGGAAGTGGAAAAGACGGGCTACCACTTATCTTGGGAAATAATTAG